The genomic interval GCTGCCGCAGCCCATTCCTTTCACCCAGAACTCCAGCACCCTGGTGATAAAGATTATCTCATTGGGAAAGCTAATATACACGAAGATACTCATACTTTTGGTGCAAATCTTCATTTTACCGGGAATACTGGGGTTGAGGAATTGGGTCGACCAAAACAAGTAACGGCGCACAACCTCTTCAAATCTGATGATTTATGTGTGGAGCCCTCATCTACATTTGATCAAATTGATAATGATCCGGGAAACATATGCTCTGACTTTGAAGGTAATCAGGTGTTCAATTCACCAATGTCGGAATGTGGTGCATCATTTCACAACTTGGGGTTTTCATCACCAGTTCATGGAATGCCTATATGGAGAACAGTTGAGGGCATTGTAGATCCATCTATGGCAGTTGATGTTGGCCTTAGAGAAAAAGATATTTACTCTGGAGTTAGATTTGAACTTCCCAATGATGATGGTGCCAGGGATGCGACAACATTAGGGTATGATGGTCAGTCAGACTccaagttgaaaattgaaacacCCTGTGATGGTTTGAAGAGTCCGACTACTAGTACAGAAGGTTATTTGGAAGAATTATCCAATTCTCTTCTGAATTTTACAAATGAGGAAGATCTTTTGTTCATGGATGTTGATGGGAAAGACATTGATAAATCTTACTATGATGGCCTAAGCTCACTCTTGTTGAATTCACCTGATGATGTAAGTCAAAATCACACACCCTGTATGACTGAACCGCAGGCATCAGTAGCGCAAGAGACATATCTTAACAATCCATCTAATGCATGTCCGGGAGAGTTAGAGAATAACAAGGGATCTCTGTGTGGTGATGGCCACGGGGCTCAAGATTTAGGCACTGAAATGCTATCGTCTTCGTTAGTTTCAAACTCTCAGTTTCCTGATCTGAGTGAGGAATTTATGTTCTGTACATTGAACACTGAGGATCCAGAAATTCCATGCAATGATGATTTTTGCCCACAAAATTGGCTGTCCCCATCATCAGTTTCCTTTATAGCTAATAATCCGACTCATTCAACTGTTAATGATATTTTGAGCAGTCAAAGAACTCGTGAAAGAGGTCTGCTTCCCATgcagagagaaggagaaaacaTGGGAGAATTTCGTTCATCTTCAGCAAGTTTGAGCATTGATGCTTGTCGACCCACAACGCTGAAGGAAGAGAATGTAGAAGTTTTACCCTCACAGCATCTTGGTCATAACCAAATGAATTCATTCATAAAGAGGCCATCTCTTTGTTCTGATAGCGTGAAAGCCTGTACCCAGGCAAATGCTAGTAGCATTAAATGGGAACTAGATGTACCTGCTCCAATTAGAGATTATCAATCAACACATTCTGAGATTGAACCTCTAGATATTTCTGTGCCTGAACCTGTAGAAAACCCTTTAATATCAGAACAGGAAGAGCTACCTGTTGAGAGTGACGATGATGTACCTCATTATTCAGATATGGAAGCAATGGTAGATTCTAAATAATAACCTTATAGTTTATTGATGGGTATTTTGTTCCTCATCTTTGAATTATCtgttacagtttttttttttttggaaaatttccCTTGCAGATACTTGATATGGACTTGGAGCCAGAGGACCAGGATCTGTATTCTAGTGAGGAAGGTATTTCCCTGGCTAGTAGAACTCATAGAATGATACTCCACTGTTCATGCTTGCCTATTCACAAGGATGGCCTGCACTCGTAGTTTAGCAATCCAGTAGCCACTAGTTAACTTTTACCATGCTTTAATGATTAATCTGTTAGTATATGGAGATGAAATGATagttccattttcttttcttttcttaaaaaaaacttcacGGTCAGGCATTTTATGGTATTTGAGATTTATCCAGATGTATCTTGTGCTTGCTTCTCAAGTTTTCAATACATATTCATCCTTTTTTGGTGTTTACTTTGTGTATTGACGAACCTTGCTGTTACAAGGTCTGTATTCAACgtattcaaaatataataaacagatAATTACAATTTCTATGCTTACAATAcctatattttctctctcttacaGTGTGTGAGGGAGCCCGACCATATATGCctgttttctttaataaaacattttatattcaattGTTGCACCCTGTATGGTTGAGACCAACctttgttaaacatattcacAGGGGGTCTCCCCCATTATGTCTGTCTATTTAATGCCTTATCTTTTGGTTGTCAATTTTATTGCTGTGAAATAATGGCTTGAATTTCTGTGCTTAAATCATATGCATAATATCGTCGGTGGCCTTTGGCCCAATGGCTCTGACTCCTGTATCTTGGGGTGAGATCCAAGGGTCAAATCTTCCCTCCCCGTTACTTAgggaaaaatgtcaaaatattatATGCTTAATATGATAATATCTTCTTCATTTGGCATATAATCTTCATTTGTTCTCTATGTGCAGTTTCAAGATATCGGCTTGTGGACACGAAGAGGGCAATAATAAGGCTGGAGCAGGGCGCACATTGTTCCATGCAAAGAGCCATTGCATCTCATGGAGCATTTGCCATTTTATATGGCCGATATTCCAAgcattatattaaaaaacccGAGGTATGTCAATGGTATTATTCCTTCCCCAACCTACTTCTGGCTTGTTATATGATTCTTTTTTGCAGGCCTCTCTATCAGGGGTTGCCTTCAGAAAGGAAATTTTTGAATGGATGTTCTTACTTTTACTAccaaaatagtttgtaaatactATTGTAGATATTTCTGGATCAATTTTGCACCCTGAAAATCTTAGACAACTATCATTTCAAAACTGGTCTCATTATGCATAGATTGTTTACCGGGAGCGGGTGCCACACCCTGAAACAAGTCAAAAGAGAGAACCATGATAATGAGGCCTGAATTATGAGTTTAACACACCTAAATTATTGAATCAAATCCCTCTGTCATGTTGCAACGATATGTGTGAAATTTGATTGGTAAATTTTGATTGTTTATGTAACTGTGTTTAATGGGCAAGTATGGGACCTAATAAACCAAGGGACTTTTTGGACTCAATTTATGAAGGGATACAGGTTTTGATATATTATAGACCAGAGTACGCCACTAAAAATGAATGTTGCAATTTATCAGTGGGTCAGCAGACGTGAAGATGCTATCAATGAAACATCATTTGTTTCTGCAGGTGTTACTTGGTAGAGCAACAGAAGATGTTATTGTTGACATTGACTTGGGCAGGGAAGGGCGTGCCAATAAAATATCTCGTCGGCAGGTGGGATTTTCTGGTCACCTTGTTCATTCATACTGCTATTAACATTTTTGCATTGATATTTCTCTTCTAAATTGTCAAAGTAATGAATTTGTTTGTATTAATGCTTTGCTTTTGGAAATCTCTTTTCTCTTTGTAGGCCCTAATATCcatattaattcataaaattGTGATGGACTAACGGAAGGgatataaatcttttttttatttttttatttatttttataagtaagaagaatgTATTAATCTACATATCTAGGCAAAgccccaagtacacaggaagtatacaggaGATGAATCTAATTACAAGCTAAACCTTGTGAAAAAtagcataaaagtcattaaaactaGTCACATTCAATACAATAGTCGAAGCCCAAATTAacaatgtatgaaagaaaaagtcccTAAACCCTCCCGATGAGTGTTCCCTATTATCAAAACAACAACCATTCCTCTATTTCCAagtacaccacattaaacatagaGGTAGGGGTGTACACTAACCTTACAGAACCGACCGTCATCGACATGAACCGGCCCTCGGAGTTGGAACCGGCCAAAACCGGAGGTCTAAAACATTAGAAACCGATATTGGTTGGTTTGGTGTTGGTCTGAACCGCATGTAAACCGGCGAACTGgctgataatatatatttttattttattcttgtgtTGAACCATGCTGTTTAACTTAAATGATTTAAATGGTGTCTTTTTATAACtgagatttacaaaaaaaaaaaaaaaaaaaaaaaaaaaaaagaaaacgatttggtttaatacaccaaacgacgtcgttttggtTATAGGGTTTTATTAGTCTTTCCCTTCCCTCTTCTTCATTTCGATTCCTCTCCAGCTCTCTTGCCgcacgttctctctctctctctctctctctctctcatgtgaCCTCTATTCTCGGCACTCTCTCTCGTGCCACCGACGAGAAACCGACGAACTGACCGGAATCACGCCAAAAACGAGCTTGCCGGTTTTCTCCCCCTTAATCAGCCGGTTCGGTTGGTTTTTAACATGTAAGAAAACAATCGGCTTGGTTTTAGTTTTGGACCAAAACCGAATCGCCTGTGTCGTTTTTCACCCCTTCAtagaggcaccatcttccaaacagttGCCATTTGACGATTTCCTAGAATTCCTCTCCAACATGACAATAAATctaccaccctcctaggcattacccaagcaataCCAAGCCTAGTGaagatttcatcccataaagccttaACTACTTCgcagtgaagaagaagatgatccaccaATTCACCGTTTCTTTTACACATGAAACACCAATCTATTATGTAAAGGCCTTGCTTTCTCAGCTTATCGGTAGTCAATATTGTCCCATGGGAGGCCAACCAGCCGAAGAAAGCAATTTTGAGAGGAACATTACTCCTCCTAATGCACTTCCAATActcctccaaatgcacttccaagggaagGCAATGGAAGAATGGGATGACATGATCTTATAATAGGATATGACTGAGAAGTTCTTATTCCCCAAATGAGTCCAAAGCAGCCTATCCTCCCCTCCAGCCTTTAAATTCAGCGTGTATAGCACACTGTAAAATTCAGTAATATCACCCACCTCCCAATCCTAGACAGCTCTAATAAAACTCAAGACCATTGAAGAGAACCAATAGAAATGTTCATGTTGTTAGCCACTGAGGCACCCTTATCCAACGCAattaaagagaaggaaaaacattcttcaaggcaacatcaccacaccaaatatcgTACTAGAGTATGATTTGTGTTCCCCTTCCtacctcaaatctgaaattactGAAGACATCTTCCCATCCATTCTGGATAagtttccaaactcccacaccatatgccccTCTTACTTCATTtgagcaccaacctccccaaatactcccatatttaacattGATAACATTCCTCGAAAGAGCATCCCCTTCCCAATGATACCGCCATAACCATTTCCCTAATAGGGCATTATTGAAGGTTCTCAACTTTCTAACTCCCAAACCACCACAAGATAAAGGGGTACAAATCTTATCCCACTTaatcaaatggaattttttctcatcctctaaacccccccccccccccccaagaaaTCACGAAAAATCTTCTCCAATCTATTTGCCAACCcggaaataaagatagaaagtatATTGGGAGCTTGGGAGGTTGGATAAAGTGCTCTTGATTAGGGTGATtctaccacctttggacaaaTAAATCATCTTCCAACAGGCCAATCTACATTTGATCTTTTCAACAATCCCATCCCACATTACCTTGGATTTATGAGGAGCccccaagggaagaccaagatacttcatgGGCAAGGATGACACCTTGCAGCCCAAGATTGCAGCCAATTCGCCTAAATTATTGACCAAGCCAACAAGGTCCATTTCAGATTTCAATAAGTTCACCTTaatgttttacttataaaaaagaaagttcacCTTAAGGCCGGAGGCAGCTTCAAAACAAGCAAAAGAGCCCTCAAGGAGTGAATCTGGTCGGGATCCAGCTCACAAAAAATCAACGTGTCATTAGCGAAGAGGTGATGAGAGACATTGCTCCCATTCGATGAACCGCCCACCGAGAAACCCGAGATAAAGCCCCTATCCGTCGCCACCTTCAACATTCTCTCAAGCTCCGAGAGCTATTAAAGAAACCTTCAGGAGTGCCATTAGCCAGAACCAAGAATCTGATGATGGTGATGCAATGTTTCATCCACTAACAccatctctctccaaaaccataCCCACCaagtatatacacaaaaaattcccaattaacatgatcaaaaGCCTTCTCTATATCCAATTTACATAGAATACTTGGGACGCCGGCTCTGACTCTACTGTCCAAGAGAAGGGAAATAAATctgaaattggaaaaaaaaattatgtacatctGTAATTCCGAGTTgctatgtattagctaatatttatttcatagtCAAGGGGTCAAGCCTTTGATATGGAAGCAAACAAAGGCCCTTAAACAGATATCTCTCTAATGCCTTAGAATTATAATGTGATGACAAACATCATTCTGGACCTGTTATCAGACCTTTTCCTTAACATTAACATGTTGTACTTCTAATTCAATTGATGGCGGCCTGCTATTTTGGGACAGTCTATCATACTTAAGAGCTGGATCTATTAGGGAACTACCATGTATATTTGACTGGATAAAATTGTCACTGTTTTAGAACAACTTTGTCGTATCAGTTTTTAAGATGTAGAATTGACTGTGTAATAGATACTTCCGGAATATCAAGAGATAGTTGATCAGGAGAGCCATGGTGTTGAAGTGGCTAAGATAAGAGAGAAGTAATTTCCTGTTAGTTTCACCCTTGAGAGTATTCAGCAAGGCTTAATCAGTTACCCAGAATTTTTGGTACGTTATACACCAGTCACTCCTGACAGCTCTAATAGTATCTCTAGTTGCATGTACGCCATTATAGGCATTACTTGGGGTTTCCACCTTTTCCATCCCTTAAAAAAAAGGCACCATCAATTTGTAAAAGCATAGATATTAAATGAATGCAGTCTTGAGAAGGTACAGAAGGCAAATTTTAAGGGTAAGATGAGTGAGTAGGACCTAAAAACATGTTGCTACAAAAGGTGTACTTTTATGTCGATGCTGCAAACCAGAAAAACAATAGGTCAGAGGAGGAATGTATTATGGTACTATTTTTAAGAGCTTACTCCCAAATTTGGTCATAGGAATAAGCATTGGGGTTGGGAGAAGCTTTTGTATTATCTACTATTTCCACTTGtccaaagtaaaagaaaaaatcaaataagtACCCTTGATTCACATGATTCCTGCTACCTGTGAATTTGTGGATTAATTTTATTGTCGAGGCAGagattttattctattatcatttgaaattttgatggTTTGTGATTGGACTATTTTGCTTGCAAAATCTTGCTTAATATAGAAACAGAGGtttcttattttgtatttttatcttaattgtTTGTATATTCTGCtcggtgcttttttttttctctgtatgTGTTAGTTAAGAAGATAAACTGTATAGCTTTATCAGGAATTTTGCTCTACTCCATCCCCCTGAAAAAAAAGGATGCCGCTGCTTTTAGCCTTTAGAAATCTTTCATCTCTAGGTACACTTGATACCCTTCTTTGCTAACCCAAGGCTAT from Juglans microcarpa x Juglans regia isolate MS1-56 chromosome 4S, Jm3101_v1.0, whole genome shotgun sequence carries:
- the LOC121262833 gene encoding uncharacterized protein LOC121262833 isoform X1, whose protein sequence is MGSLAPVSYWNPEDDLLLMNAVEAGASLESLAKGAVQFSKRLTVRELQDRWHSLLYDPVISTEASARMIAFERSATIPPSKFSRSGNSKEIKPIYGKRKAGSVRNCYYALRKRICNEPFNSMNMNFLFLDAPDNGNFIGNGDEPLSGDPISDNFGLQGSNLDAVFPQNQINGSIATDGTAAAAHSFHPELQHPGDKDYLIGKANIHEDTHTFGANLHFTGNTGVEELGRPKQVTAHNLFKSDDLCVEPSSTFDQIDNDPGNICSDFEGNQVFNSPMSECGASFHNLGFSSPVHGMPIWRTVEGIVDPSMAVDVGLREKDIYSGVRFELPNDDGARDATTLGYDGQSDSKLKIETPCDGLKSPTTSTEGYLEELSNSLLNFTNEEDLLFMDVDGKDIDKSYYDGLSSLLLNSPDDVSQNHTPCMTEPQASVAQETYLNNPSNACPGELENNKGSLCGDGHGAQDLGTEMLSSSLVSNSQFPDLSEEFMFCTLNTEDPEIPCNDDFCPQNWLSPSSVSFIANNPTHSTVNDILSSQRTRERGLLPMQREGENMGEFRSSSASLSIDACRPTTLKEENVEVLPSQHLGHNQMNSFIKRPSLCSDSVKACTQANASSIKWELDVPAPIRDYQSTHSEIEPLDISVPEPVENPLISEQEELPVESDDDVPHYSDMEAMILDMDLEPEDQDLYSSEEVSRYRLVDTKRAIIRLEQGAHCSMQRAIASHGAFAILYGRYSKHYIKKPEVLLGRATEDVIVDIDLGREGRANKISRRQAIIKMDNGGSFHLTNLGKCSISVNNKEVGPGQSLSLISSCLIEIRGMTFIFETNGTRVQQYLCDITKNKQTQEHQP
- the LOC121262833 gene encoding uncharacterized protein LOC121262833 isoform X2 yields the protein MGSLAPVSYWNPEDDLLLMNAVEAGASLESLAKGAVQFSKRLTVRELQDRWHSLLYDPVISTEASARMIAFERSATIPPSKFSRSGNSKEIKPIYGKRKAGSVRNCYYALRKRICNEPFNSMNMNFLFLDAPDNGNFIGNGDEPLSGDPISDNFGLQGSNLDAVFPQNQINGSIATDGTAAAAHSFHPELQHPGDKDYLIGKANIHEDTHTFGANLHFTGNTGVEELGRPKQVTAHNLFKSDDLCVEPSSTFDQIDNDPGNICSDFEGNQVFNSPMSECGASFHNLGFSSPVHGMPIWRTVEGIVDPSMAVDVGLREKDIYSGVRFELPNDDGARDATTLGYDGQSDSKLKIETPCDGLKSPTTSTEGYLEELSNSLLNFTNEEDLLFMDVDGKDIDKSYYDGLSSLLLNSPDDVSQNHTPCMTEPQASVAQETYLNNPSNACPGELENNKGSLCGDGHGAQDLGTEMLSSSLVSNSQFPDLSEEFMFCTLNTEDPEIPCNDDFCPQNWLSPSSVSFIANNPTHSTVNDILSSQRTRERGLLPMQREGENMGEFRSSSASLSIDACRPTTLKEENVEVLPSQHLGHNQMNSFIKRPSLCSDSVKACTQANASSIKWELDVPAPIRDYQSTHSEIEPLDISVPEPVENPLISEQEELPVESDDDVPHYSDMEAMILDMDLEPEDQDLYSSEEVSRYRLVDTKRAIIRLEQGAHCSMQRAIASHGAFAILYGRYSKHYIKKPEGYRF